One genomic segment of Cinclus cinclus chromosome 31, bCinCin1.1, whole genome shotgun sequence includes these proteins:
- the PYGO2 gene encoding pygopus homolog 2 isoform X1 → MAAPHAEKLEGAVPAPPPPTGPPHPAGSAAAGGPGRKQGKAGLQMKSPEKKRRKSNTQGPAYSHLSEFAPPPTPMVDHLVASNPFEDDFGAPKVGAAPAPFLGSPVPFGGFRVQGGMSPQVPPGYGGGPQPLRRQAPPFAPGQMGPAFSMPPQNPNYVQPGGLTFAGQPFSQPLGQNFSPPMGQLMQGPVAGFGPMMSPTMGQPPRGDMGPGPALNPPGGPAVAQRFSQPSNLFGQSPMQRPGQNMPPLPPTASPFPGANPSFPTSSEEGGKNPPPSTFTQEQHSGSPTTVNGAQPGFAPNSAGRSASTPETNSLPLPPPGKATSTSGHQPPPGLVYPCGACRNEVNDDQDAILCEASCQKWFHRECTGMTENAYGLLTTEASAVWACDFCLKTKEIQSVYIREAMGQLVTANDG, encoded by the exons ATGGCGGCCCCGCACGCAGAGAAGCTGGAGGGAGcggtcccggccccgccgcccccgaCGGGGCCCCCCCACCCCGCGGGCAGCGCTGCCGCCGGCGGGCCTGGCCGGAAGCAGGGGAAGGCAG GGCTGCAGATGAAGAGCCCCGAAAAGAAGCGGCGCAAGTCCAACACGCAG GGCCCTGCCTATTCGCACCTCTCGGAGTTCGCCCCGCCGCCTACCCCCATGGTGGACCACCTGGTGGCCTCCAATCCCTTCGAGGATGATTTCGGGGCCCCCAAGGTGGGGGCGGCCCCTGCCCccttcctgggcagccctgTTCCCTTCGGCGGTTTCCGCGTGCAAGGGGGTATGTCGCCGCAGGTACCCCCTGGTTACGGCGGGGGTCCCCAACCCCTGCGGAGGCAGGCCCCCCCTTTCGCCCCCGGGCAGATGGGCCCGGCCTTTAGCATGCCCCCCCAGAATCCAAACTACGTGCAGCCGGGGGGCTTGACCTTCGCCGGGCAGCCCTTCAGCCAGCCCCTTGGACAGAACTTTAGTCCCCCGATGGGGCAGCTCATGCAGGGGCCTGTTGCGGGCTTCGGGCCCATGATGTCCCCCACTATGGGGCAGCCCCCGCGGGGGGACATGGGCCCCGGGCCAGCCCTCAACCCCCCCGGGGGTCCTGCAGTGGCTCAGCGCTTTAGCCAACCCAGCAACCTCTTTGGACAATCTCCCATGCAGCGCCCCGGGCAGAATATGCCACCCCTGCCCCCCACAGCCAGTCCATTCCCTGGGGCGAATCCCAGCTTCCCTACTAGCAGCGAAGAGGGGGGCAAGAACCCTCCCCCCAGCACTTTCACCCAGGAGCAGCACTCGGGCTCCCCCACCACTGTCAACGGGGCCCAGCCTGGGTTTGCCCCCAACAGTGCTGGCCGCAGTGCCAGCACCCCTGAGACCAATAGCCTCCCACTGCCACCCCCTGGCAAGGCCACCAGCACCTCAGGGCACCAGCCACCACCGGGGCTCGTGTACCCCTGCGGGGCCTGTCGCAACGAAGTGAACGATGACCAGGATGCCATCCTGTGCGAGGCCTCCTGCCAGAAGTGGTTCCACCGAGAGTGCACGGGCATGACCGAGAATGCCTATGGGCTGCTCACCACTGAGGCCTCTGCTGTCTGGGCCTGCGACTTCTGCCTCAAGACGAAGGAGATCCAGTCGGTCTACATCCGGGAGGCCATGGGACAGCTGGTGACTGCTAACGATGGCTGA
- the PYGO2 gene encoding pygopus homolog 2 isoform X2 → MKSPEKKRRKSNTQGPAYSHLSEFAPPPTPMVDHLVASNPFEDDFGAPKVGAAPAPFLGSPVPFGGFRVQGGMSPQVPPGYGGGPQPLRRQAPPFAPGQMGPAFSMPPQNPNYVQPGGLTFAGQPFSQPLGQNFSPPMGQLMQGPVAGFGPMMSPTMGQPPRGDMGPGPALNPPGGPAVAQRFSQPSNLFGQSPMQRPGQNMPPLPPTASPFPGANPSFPTSSEEGGKNPPPSTFTQEQHSGSPTTVNGAQPGFAPNSAGRSASTPETNSLPLPPPGKATSTSGHQPPPGLVYPCGACRNEVNDDQDAILCEASCQKWFHRECTGMTENAYGLLTTEASAVWACDFCLKTKEIQSVYIREAMGQLVTANDG, encoded by the exons ATGAAGAGCCCCGAAAAGAAGCGGCGCAAGTCCAACACGCAG GGCCCTGCCTATTCGCACCTCTCGGAGTTCGCCCCGCCGCCTACCCCCATGGTGGACCACCTGGTGGCCTCCAATCCCTTCGAGGATGATTTCGGGGCCCCCAAGGTGGGGGCGGCCCCTGCCCccttcctgggcagccctgTTCCCTTCGGCGGTTTCCGCGTGCAAGGGGGTATGTCGCCGCAGGTACCCCCTGGTTACGGCGGGGGTCCCCAACCCCTGCGGAGGCAGGCCCCCCCTTTCGCCCCCGGGCAGATGGGCCCGGCCTTTAGCATGCCCCCCCAGAATCCAAACTACGTGCAGCCGGGGGGCTTGACCTTCGCCGGGCAGCCCTTCAGCCAGCCCCTTGGACAGAACTTTAGTCCCCCGATGGGGCAGCTCATGCAGGGGCCTGTTGCGGGCTTCGGGCCCATGATGTCCCCCACTATGGGGCAGCCCCCGCGGGGGGACATGGGCCCCGGGCCAGCCCTCAACCCCCCCGGGGGTCCTGCAGTGGCTCAGCGCTTTAGCCAACCCAGCAACCTCTTTGGACAATCTCCCATGCAGCGCCCCGGGCAGAATATGCCACCCCTGCCCCCCACAGCCAGTCCATTCCCTGGGGCGAATCCCAGCTTCCCTACTAGCAGCGAAGAGGGGGGCAAGAACCCTCCCCCCAGCACTTTCACCCAGGAGCAGCACTCGGGCTCCCCCACCACTGTCAACGGGGCCCAGCCTGGGTTTGCCCCCAACAGTGCTGGCCGCAGTGCCAGCACCCCTGAGACCAATAGCCTCCCACTGCCACCCCCTGGCAAGGCCACCAGCACCTCAGGGCACCAGCCACCACCGGGGCTCGTGTACCCCTGCGGGGCCTGTCGCAACGAAGTGAACGATGACCAGGATGCCATCCTGTGCGAGGCCTCCTGCCAGAAGTGGTTCCACCGAGAGTGCACGGGCATGACCGAGAATGCCTATGGGCTGCTCACCACTGAGGCCTCTGCTGTCTGGGCCTGCGACTTCTGCCTCAAGACGAAGGAGATCCAGTCGGTCTACATCCGGGAGGCCATGGGACAGCTGGTGACTGCTAACGATGGCTGA
- the PBXIP1 gene encoding pre-B-cell leukemia transcription factor-interacting protein 1 isoform X1 yields MAEKLDPRDSESSWVLAGSEGLPIDTVGPEQDSTSHRSDDEEPEEVDEGTQETVTAMTTNGATTFPSQTLCPEGSRQGDPEECEDSKAWAVPALHGSAEPSGLESDEQEELNAEAEPQPCPDTPQAGPTMEDECCTSSGNNMEGLRWRQGHKPHPGLPIVTPAPHQGTPDNGDDGLSMSKYLLGALALVAVGLLVIIGGIYDMADGPVESVRSWDLAAGEQESLLSIESNDSEQKSPLPDAGDSQSVQSMSQLLDKLAKENQEIRLMQAELQAHKEDLRALLRKSEGEAAAAGAQQQSLAAENAQLRVALEREVAALREARAELRRLQAAGAPGSPREPTAEQPPTTGAPMRGKAAARWQGNLDSLRQELADTLDRVRGSGDLGGLVEELSTLEQHLAQVLEVERLGSFSTPWKKPFNADKESRWHKQHGTRGSPHEQERREHGKPHKKDPRIPREHKPGKAWGKLSHSQPQHGSREFPWLRRYRAPQGCSGVTDCAHKEGQAVLGAALEPVQKVRFLQLLENFMGQVGLGRQFRKLASQLDGAFRADGVFAHDRLRFVDFVDDMEELLEEVAWQEWGNKEVVDGFEEYMLRHCSGTSRNMWSQRAPRQHGMHG; encoded by the exons ATGGCGGAGAAATTGGATCCCCGAGATTCAGAGAgcagctgggtgctggcagGCAGTGAG GGTCTGCCCATTGACACTGTGGGTCCAGAGCAGGACTCAACCTCCCACAGATCTGACGATGAGGAACCAGAGGAGGTGGATGAAGGCACCCAGGAGACAGTCACAG cCATGACCACCAATGGTGCCACTACCTTTCCCAGCCAGACCTTGTGCCCTgagggcagcaggcagggg GACCCAGAGGAGTGTGAAGACTCCAAGGCATGGGCAGTGCCTGCCCTGcatggctctgcagagcccagcgGGTTGGAAAGTGAcgagcaggaggagctgaatGCTGAGGCTGAGCCACAACCCTGCCCTGACACCCCTCAAGCAG GGCCAACAATGGAAGACGAGTGCTGTACCAGCAGTGGCAATAACATGGAGGGGCTGCGGTGGCGGCAGGGCCACAAGCCCCATCCTGGACTCCCCATTGTCACGCCTGCCCCACACCAGGGGACACCAGACAATGGTGATGATGGGCTCAGTATGAGCAAGTACCTGCTGGGTGCCTTGGCACTGGttgctgtggggctgctggtgATCATTG gtGGTATCTACGACATGGCAGATG GCCCTGTGGAGAGTGTGAGGAGTTGGGACTtggctgctggggagcaggagtcTCTGCTGTCCATAGAGAGCAAT GACTCTGAGCAGAAGTCCCCTCTGCCAGATGCTGGGGACTCACAGAGTGTGCAGTCCATGAGCCAACTCCTGGACAAGCTGGCCAAAGAGAACCAGGAGATCCGGCTCATGCAGGCGGAGCTACAG GCCCACAAGGAAGATCTGCGGGCACTGCTGCGCAAGAGTGAGGGTGAggcggcagcagctggagcacagcagcagagcctggccgCAGAAAACGCGCAGCTGCGTGTGGCGCTGGAGCGGGAAGTTGCTGCGCTGCGGGAGGCCCGGGCTGAGCTGCGGCGCCTGCAGGCTGCGGGggcaccaggcagccccagggagccAACAGCAGAGCAACCACCTACCACAGGTGCGCCAATGCGCGGCAAGGCTGCAGCGCGGTGGCAGGGCAATCTTGATTCCTTGCGGCAGGAGCTAGCGGACACCTTGGACCGTGTGCGGGGCTCTGGGGATCTCGGGGGGCTTGTGGAAGAACTAAGCAccctggagcagcacctggcCCAGGTACTGGAGGTGGAGAGGTTGGGATCCTTCTCCACACCCTGGAAGAAGCCATTCAATGCGGACAAGGAGAGCAGGTGGCACAAGCAGCATGGCACCAGGGGGTCCCCCCATgagcaggagaggagagaacATGGCAAACCCCACAAGAAGGATCCCCGAATCCCCCGTGAGCACAAGCCAGGCAAAGCCTGGGGAAAGCTGTCTCACAGCCAGCCCCAGCATGGTTCTCGTGAGTTTCCCTGGCTCAGGCGGTACCGGGCACCTCAGGGCTGTTCTGGGGTGACTGACTGTGCCCACAAGGAAGGCCAGGCAGTGCTTGGGGCTGCGCTGGAGCCAGTGCAGAAGGTGCGGTTCCTGCAACTGCTGGAGAACTTCATGGGACAGGTGGGCTTAGGGAGACAATTCAGAAAGCTGGCATCGCAGCTTGATGGGGCCTTTAGGGCTGATGGTGTCTTTGCCCATGACCGCCTGCGGTTTGTTGATTTTGTGGATGATATGGAGGAGCTCCTTGAGGAGGTGGCGTGGCAGGAGTGGGGCAACAAGGAGGTGGTTGATGGCTTTGAGGAGTACATGCTGCGGCACTGCAGTGG CACCTCCAGGAACATGTGGAGCCAGAGAGCCCCAAGGCAGCATGGCATGCATGGGTAG
- the PBXIP1 gene encoding pre-B-cell leukemia transcription factor-interacting protein 1 isoform X2 has protein sequence MRNQRRWMKAPRRQSQAGNNHGQTLCPEGSRQGDPEECEDSKAWAVPALHGSAEPSGLESDEQEELNAEAEPQPCPDTPQAGPTMEDECCTSSGNNMEGLRWRQGHKPHPGLPIVTPAPHQGTPDNGDDGLSMSKYLLGALALVAVGLLVIIGGIYDMADGPVESVRSWDLAAGEQESLLSIESNDSEQKSPLPDAGDSQSVQSMSQLLDKLAKENQEIRLMQAELQAHKEDLRALLRKSEGEAAAAGAQQQSLAAENAQLRVALEREVAALREARAELRRLQAAGAPGSPREPTAEQPPTTGAPMRGKAAARWQGNLDSLRQELADTLDRVRGSGDLGGLVEELSTLEQHLAQVLEVERLGSFSTPWKKPFNADKESRWHKQHGTRGSPHEQERREHGKPHKKDPRIPREHKPGKAWGKLSHSQPQHGSREFPWLRRYRAPQGCSGVTDCAHKEGQAVLGAALEPVQKVRFLQLLENFMGQVGLGRQFRKLASQLDGAFRADGVFAHDRLRFVDFVDDMEELLEEVAWQEWGNKEVVDGFEEYMLRHCSGTSRNMWSQRAPRQHGMHG, from the exons ATGAGGAACCAGAGGAGGTGGATGAAGGCACCCAGGAGACAGTCACAGGCAGGCAACAACCATGG CCAGACCTTGTGCCCTgagggcagcaggcagggg GACCCAGAGGAGTGTGAAGACTCCAAGGCATGGGCAGTGCCTGCCCTGcatggctctgcagagcccagcgGGTTGGAAAGTGAcgagcaggaggagctgaatGCTGAGGCTGAGCCACAACCCTGCCCTGACACCCCTCAAGCAG GGCCAACAATGGAAGACGAGTGCTGTACCAGCAGTGGCAATAACATGGAGGGGCTGCGGTGGCGGCAGGGCCACAAGCCCCATCCTGGACTCCCCATTGTCACGCCTGCCCCACACCAGGGGACACCAGACAATGGTGATGATGGGCTCAGTATGAGCAAGTACCTGCTGGGTGCCTTGGCACTGGttgctgtggggctgctggtgATCATTG gtGGTATCTACGACATGGCAGATG GCCCTGTGGAGAGTGTGAGGAGTTGGGACTtggctgctggggagcaggagtcTCTGCTGTCCATAGAGAGCAAT GACTCTGAGCAGAAGTCCCCTCTGCCAGATGCTGGGGACTCACAGAGTGTGCAGTCCATGAGCCAACTCCTGGACAAGCTGGCCAAAGAGAACCAGGAGATCCGGCTCATGCAGGCGGAGCTACAG GCCCACAAGGAAGATCTGCGGGCACTGCTGCGCAAGAGTGAGGGTGAggcggcagcagctggagcacagcagcagagcctggccgCAGAAAACGCGCAGCTGCGTGTGGCGCTGGAGCGGGAAGTTGCTGCGCTGCGGGAGGCCCGGGCTGAGCTGCGGCGCCTGCAGGCTGCGGGggcaccaggcagccccagggagccAACAGCAGAGCAACCACCTACCACAGGTGCGCCAATGCGCGGCAAGGCTGCAGCGCGGTGGCAGGGCAATCTTGATTCCTTGCGGCAGGAGCTAGCGGACACCTTGGACCGTGTGCGGGGCTCTGGGGATCTCGGGGGGCTTGTGGAAGAACTAAGCAccctggagcagcacctggcCCAGGTACTGGAGGTGGAGAGGTTGGGATCCTTCTCCACACCCTGGAAGAAGCCATTCAATGCGGACAAGGAGAGCAGGTGGCACAAGCAGCATGGCACCAGGGGGTCCCCCCATgagcaggagaggagagaacATGGCAAACCCCACAAGAAGGATCCCCGAATCCCCCGTGAGCACAAGCCAGGCAAAGCCTGGGGAAAGCTGTCTCACAGCCAGCCCCAGCATGGTTCTCGTGAGTTTCCCTGGCTCAGGCGGTACCGGGCACCTCAGGGCTGTTCTGGGGTGACTGACTGTGCCCACAAGGAAGGCCAGGCAGTGCTTGGGGCTGCGCTGGAGCCAGTGCAGAAGGTGCGGTTCCTGCAACTGCTGGAGAACTTCATGGGACAGGTGGGCTTAGGGAGACAATTCAGAAAGCTGGCATCGCAGCTTGATGGGGCCTTTAGGGCTGATGGTGTCTTTGCCCATGACCGCCTGCGGTTTGTTGATTTTGTGGATGATATGGAGGAGCTCCTTGAGGAGGTGGCGTGGCAGGAGTGGGGCAACAAGGAGGTGGTTGATGGCTTTGAGGAGTACATGCTGCGGCACTGCAGTGG CACCTCCAGGAACATGTGGAGCCAGAGAGCCCCAAGGCAGCATGGCATGCATGGGTAG
- the PMVK gene encoding phosphomevalonate kinase isoform X4: MAAPRVVLLLSGKRKSGKDFVAEELRSRLGPDVCTILRLSGPLKEQYAKQLLDASTYKELFRQDMIRWGEEKRQTDPGFFCRAAVEGALQPVWVVSDTRRLSDVEWFRDAYGDVVQTVRVVATEETRKRRNWVFVTGVDDAESECGLDQGVAFDWVISNDGDKVALGEQLDVLVQSLHKSL, from the exons ATGGCGGCACCGCGCGTGGTACTGCTGCTGAGCGGGAAGAGGAAATCGGGGAAGGATTTCGTGGCCGAGGAGCTGCGGAGCCG GCTGGGCCCCGACGTCTGCACCATTCTGCGCCTCTCTGGGCCCCTCAAGGAGCAGTACGCCAAG CAACTCCTGGATGCCAGCACCTACAAGGAGTTGTTTCGCCAGGACATGATCCGCTGGGGTGAGGAGAAGCGCCAGACTGACCCTGGCTTCTTCTGTCGGGCAGCAGTGGAGGGGGCGCTGCAGCCAGTGTGG GTGGTGAGTGACACACGGCGCCTCTCGGATGTGGAGTGGTTCCGGGATGCCTATGGGGATGTGGTGCAGACTGTGCGGGTGGTGGCTACTGAGGAGACAAGGAAGAGGAGGAACTGGGTCTTTGTCACTG GGGTGGACGACGCTGAATCTGAGTGCGGCCTGGACCAGGGAGTGGCCTTTGACTGGGTGATCAGCAATGACGGGGATAAGGTGGCCCTGGGTGAGCagctggatgtgctggtgcAGTCACTCCACAAAAGCCTATAG
- the PMVK gene encoding phosphomevalonate kinase isoform X1, producing the protein MAAPRVVLLLSGKRKSGKDFVAEELRSRLGPDVCTILRLSGPLKEQYAKEHGLDFQQLLDASTYKELFRQDMIRWGEEKRQTDPGFFCRAAVEGALQPVWVVSDTRRLSDVEWFRDAYGDVVQTVRVVATEETRKRRNWVFVTVGARGFGSRPPPLGSVVMMGDTDRHILTILGEPLGSVLPGVDDAESECGLDQGVAFDWVISNDGDKVALGEQLDVLVQSLHKSL; encoded by the exons ATGGCGGCACCGCGCGTGGTACTGCTGCTGAGCGGGAAGAGGAAATCGGGGAAGGATTTCGTGGCCGAGGAGCTGCGGAGCCG GCTGGGCCCCGACGTCTGCACCATTCTGCGCCTCTCTGGGCCCCTCAAGGAGCAGTACGCCAAG GAGCATGGTCTCGACTTTCAGCAACTCCTGGATGCCAGCACCTACAAGGAGTTGTTTCGCCAGGACATGATCCGCTGGGGTGAGGAGAAGCGCCAGACTGACCCTGGCTTCTTCTGTCGGGCAGCAGTGGAGGGGGCGCTGCAGCCAGTGTGG GTGGTGAGTGACACACGGCGCCTCTCGGATGTGGAGTGGTTCCGGGATGCCTATGGGGATGTGGTGCAGACTGTGCGGGTGGTGGCTACTGAGGAGACAAGGAAGAGGAGGAACTGGGTCTTTGTCACTG TGGGAGCAAGAGGCTTTGGATCAAGGCCCCCACCTCTGGGGAGTGTGGTCATGATGGGGGATACGGATAGACATATCCTGACCATCCTTGGAGAACCCCTGGGCTCTGTGCTACCAGGGGTGGACGACGCTGAATCTGAGTGCGGCCTGGACCAGGGAGTGGCCTTTGACTGGGTGATCAGCAATGACGGGGATAAGGTGGCCCTGGGTGAGCagctggatgtgctggtgcAGTCACTCCACAAAAGCCTATAG
- the PMVK gene encoding phosphomevalonate kinase isoform X3 codes for MAAPRVVLLLSGKRKSGKDFVAEELRSRLGPDVCTILRLSGPLKEQYAKEHGLDFQQLLDASTYKELFRQDMIRWGEEKRQTDPGFFCRAAVEGALQPVWVVSDTRRLSDVEWFRDAYGDVVQTVRVVATEETRKRRNWVFVTGEQVRGSFAWCDHWGCPMGTGLLPPLPFLGSGSKRLWIKAPTSGECGHDGGYG; via the exons ATGGCGGCACCGCGCGTGGTACTGCTGCTGAGCGGGAAGAGGAAATCGGGGAAGGATTTCGTGGCCGAGGAGCTGCGGAGCCG GCTGGGCCCCGACGTCTGCACCATTCTGCGCCTCTCTGGGCCCCTCAAGGAGCAGTACGCCAAG GAGCATGGTCTCGACTTTCAGCAACTCCTGGATGCCAGCACCTACAAGGAGTTGTTTCGCCAGGACATGATCCGCTGGGGTGAGGAGAAGCGCCAGACTGACCCTGGCTTCTTCTGTCGGGCAGCAGTGGAGGGGGCGCTGCAGCCAGTGTGG GTGGTGAGTGACACACGGCGCCTCTCGGATGTGGAGTGGTTCCGGGATGCCTATGGGGATGTGGTGCAGACTGTGCGGGTGGTGGCTACTGAGGAGACAAGGAAGAGGAGGAACTGGGTCTTTGTCACTGGTGAGCAAGTGAGGGGCAGCTTCGCCTGGTGTGACCATTGGGGTTGCCCAATGGGCACAGGTCTGCTGCCTCCACTACCGTTCCTTGGCAGTGGGAGCAAGAGGCTTTGGATCAAGGCCCCCACCTCTGGGGAGTGTGGTCATGATGGGGGATACGGATAG
- the PMVK gene encoding phosphomevalonate kinase isoform X2, protein MAAPRVVLLLSGKRKSGKDFVAEELRSRLGPDVCTILRLSGPLKEQYAKDMIRWGEEKRQTDPGFFCRAAVEGALQPVWVVSDTRRLSDVEWFRDAYGDVVQTVRVVATEETRKRRNWVFVTVGARGFGSRPPPLGSVVMMGDTDRHILTILGEPLGSVLPGVDDAESECGLDQGVAFDWVISNDGDKVALGEQLDVLVQSLHKSL, encoded by the exons ATGGCGGCACCGCGCGTGGTACTGCTGCTGAGCGGGAAGAGGAAATCGGGGAAGGATTTCGTGGCCGAGGAGCTGCGGAGCCG GCTGGGCCCCGACGTCTGCACCATTCTGCGCCTCTCTGGGCCCCTCAAGGAGCAGTACGCCAAG GACATGATCCGCTGGGGTGAGGAGAAGCGCCAGACTGACCCTGGCTTCTTCTGTCGGGCAGCAGTGGAGGGGGCGCTGCAGCCAGTGTGG GTGGTGAGTGACACACGGCGCCTCTCGGATGTGGAGTGGTTCCGGGATGCCTATGGGGATGTGGTGCAGACTGTGCGGGTGGTGGCTACTGAGGAGACAAGGAAGAGGAGGAACTGGGTCTTTGTCACTG TGGGAGCAAGAGGCTTTGGATCAAGGCCCCCACCTCTGGGGAGTGTGGTCATGATGGGGGATACGGATAGACATATCCTGACCATCCTTGGAGAACCCCTGGGCTCTGTGCTACCAGGGGTGGACGACGCTGAATCTGAGTGCGGCCTGGACCAGGGAGTGGCCTTTGACTGGGTGATCAGCAATGACGGGGATAAGGTGGCCCTGGGTGAGCagctggatgtgctggtgcAGTCACTCCACAAAAGCCTATAG
- the KCNN3 gene encoding small conductance calcium-activated potassium channel protein 3 codes for MEASGHLHDSGVGDLEEDGRCPCPLPGDERSPPPPSALPPLQHSLLHSSPGSLRAPPPPPAAPAALHPSSRHGSQLNLGDHPTGSGVASSKHRQPSPLVHRRDSNPFTEIAMSSCKYSGGVMKPLSRLSASRRNLIEAEPEAQPLQLFGAGEPPEIVVSREDNHAPATHRPTRPPARPAPTTFTKGPKRKAQNIGYRLGHRRALFEKRKRLSDYALIFGMFGIVVMVIETELSWGLYSKDSMFSLALKCLISLSTVILLGLIIAYHTREVQLFVIDNGADDWRIAMTYERILYISLEMLVCAIHPIPGEYKFFWTARLAFSYTPSRAEADVDIILSIPMFLRLYLIARVMLLHSKLFTDASSRSIGALNKINFNTRFVMKTLMTICPGTVLLVFSISLWIIAAWTVRVCERYHDQQDVTSNFLGAMWLISITFLSIGYGDMVPHTYCGKGVCLLTGIMGAGCTALVVAVVARKLELTKAEKHVHNFMMDTQLTKRIKNAAANVLRETWLIYKHTKLLKKIDHAKVRKHQRKFLQAIHQLRSVKMEQRKLSDQANTLVDLSKMQNVMYDLITELNDRSEDLEKQISGLESKLEQLSVSFNSLPLLMADMLRQQQQRLLTAVLEARGVGVPVGTPQTPLSESPIGVSSTSFPTPYTSSSSC; via the exons ATGGAGGCATCGGGGCATCTCCACGATTCGGGCGTGGGGGACTTGGAGGAGGATGGTCGGTGTCCCTGCCCGTTACCGGGGGATGAACGGTCACCACCGCCGCCCTCCGCGCTGCCGCCGCTTCAGCACAGCCTGTTGCACTCCTCGCCCGGGTCGTTACGggcccctcctcctcctcccgccgcccccgccgccctccACCCTTCCTCCCGCCACGGTAGCCAGCTCAACCTCGGCGACCACCCAACGGGCTCTGGGGTAGCTAGCAGCAAACATCGGCAGCCCAGCCCCTTGGTTCATCGGCGGGACAGCAACCCCTTCACCGAGATTGCCATGAGCTCCTGCAAGTACAGCGGAGGGGTGATGAAGCCCCTCAGCCGACTCAGCGCATCCCGACGGAACCTCATCGAGGCCGAGCCGGAGGCACAACCCCTACAGCTCTTTGGTGCTGGTGAACCACCTGAAATTGTTGTCTCACGTGAGGACAACCATGCGCCTGCCACCCACCGTCCCACCCGCCCGCCTGCCCGGCCAGCTCCCACCACCTTTACCAAGGGGCCCAAGCGCAAGGCGCAGAACATTGGCTACCGGCTTGGGCACCGCCGGGCACTATTCGAGAAGAGGAAGCGCCTCAGCGACTACGCGCTCATCTTCGGCATGTTTGGCATTGTCGTCATGGTCATTGAGACCGAGCTCTCCTGGGGGCTCTACTCCAAG GACTCCATGTTCTCCCTGGCCCTGAAATGCCTTATAAGCCTTTCCACTGTCATCCTGCTGGGCCTCATCATCGCCTATCACACACGGGAGGTGCAG CTCTTTGTGATTGACAATGGAGCTGACGACTGGCGGATAGCAATGACATATGAGCGCATCCTCTACATCAGCCTGGAGATGCTGGTTTGTGCCATACACCCCATTCCTGGGGAGTACAAATTTTTCTGGACAGCTCGCCTGGCTTTCTCCTACACACCTTCTCGGGCAGAGGCTGATGTGGACATCATCCTGTCTATTCCCATGTTCCTGCGCCTCTACCTGATTGCTCGGGTgatgctgctgcacagcaagCTCTTCACTGATGcctcctcacgcagcattggGGCACTCAACAAGATTAACTTCAACACCCGCTTTGTCATGAAGACACTTATGACCATCTGCcctgggacagtgctgctggTCTTCAGCATTTCCCTCTGGATCATCGCTGCATGGACAGTCCGTGTGTGTGAGAG GTACCATGACCAGCAGGATGTAACCAGCAACTTCCTGGGTGCCATGTGGCTCATCTCCATCACCTTCCTCTCCATCGGCTATGGTGACATGGTCCCACACACCTACTGTGGGAAGGGAGTCTGCCTGCTCACTGGCATCATG GGTGCTGGATGTACAGCACtggtggtggctgtggtggccaGGAAGCTGGAGCTCACCAAAGCTGAGAAGCACGTCCACAACTTCATGATGGACACACAACTGACAAAGCGG ATCAAGAATGCAGCAGCCAACGTCCTGAGGGAAACATGGCTTATCTACAAGCACACCAAGCTGTTGAAGAAGATCGACCATGCTAAAGTCAGAAAGCACCAGAGGAAGTTCCTACAAGCCATCCACCA gttACGGAGTGTGAAgatggagcagaggaagctgaGTGACCAAGCCAACACCCTTGTCGACCTCTCAAAG ATGCAGAATGTGATGTACGACCTCATCACAGAGCTAAATGACCGCAGTGAGGACCTGGAAAAGCAGATCAGTGGCCTGGAATCcaagctggagcagctcagtgTCAGCTTCAACTCCCTGCCCCTGCTGATGGCCGACATGCTgcgccagcagcagcagcgccttCTCACTGCTGTCCTGGAGGCCCGGGGGGTTGGTGTGCCAGTGGGCACCCCCCAAACACCTCTCTCTGAGAGCCCCATTGGGGTCAGCTCCACCTCCTTCCCCACCCCTTACACGAGCTCAAGTAGCTGCTAA